The Salinispora tropica CNB-440 genome has a window encoding:
- a CDS encoding VOC family protein, which translates to MGIVPAGTPCWTDLATPDLADARRFYPELFGWTGRVAPEPEAGGYTDFLRHGQAVAGAGPPAIPEQVPIWSIYVAADDADLVAGRVEEAGGQLVVPPFDVFDRGRMAVLSDPAGATLCVWQPLTMPGGEVFGVPGAMSWTELVTPDPEGAKIFYELVFGWQPDEQPTGSAGHTGWRLGSQIVAGMTTPLGDFPPGAPGYWSVYFGVTDVDATAARAAALGGAILVPPRDTAAGRCTALRDPQGALFNAITPP; encoded by the coding sequence GTGGGCATCGTTCCGGCAGGCACACCCTGCTGGACCGACCTGGCCACGCCAGACCTCGCCGACGCACGCCGTTTCTATCCGGAGCTGTTCGGCTGGACCGGACGGGTCGCGCCCGAGCCCGAGGCGGGCGGCTACACCGACTTCCTCCGCCACGGCCAGGCGGTGGCGGGTGCCGGGCCACCAGCCATCCCCGAACAGGTGCCGATCTGGTCGATCTACGTCGCCGCCGATGACGCCGATCTGGTGGCCGGGCGGGTCGAGGAGGCCGGCGGGCAGCTCGTGGTGCCCCCCTTCGACGTGTTCGACCGAGGCCGGATGGCGGTACTCAGCGACCCGGCCGGTGCGACGCTGTGCGTGTGGCAGCCGTTGACGATGCCGGGCGGCGAGGTCTTCGGGGTGCCGGGGGCGATGAGCTGGACCGAACTGGTCACCCCCGACCCGGAGGGCGCGAAGATCTTCTACGAACTGGTCTTCGGCTGGCAACCGGACGAACAGCCGACGGGTTCGGCGGGGCACACCGGGTGGCGCCTCGGCAGCCAGATCGTCGCCGGGATGACCACGCCGCTCGGTGACTTCCCGCCCGGCGCGCCCGGGTACTGGTCGGTGTACTTCGGGGTGACGGACGTTGACGCCACGGCCGCTCGGGCCGCCGCCCTGGGCGGGGCGATCCTGGTGCCGCCCCGCGACACCGCCGCCGGCCGCTGCACGGCCCTGCGCGACCCGCAGGGCGCTCTCTTCAACGCGATCACCCCGCCCTGA
- a CDS encoding ABC transporter ATP-binding protein, whose product MSAPAVAVRDLRVQLAGVPILTGVDLSVAAGEWVTVIGPNGAGKSTLLRAVGGLLPTEDAVSLFGTPIQQLRRRDRARVVATVAQSPVVPAGMSVLDYVLLGRTPYIAPLGRESTADLAAAHDVLDRLDLTGFHARELATLSGGERQRVFLARAFAQGATLLLLDEPTSALDIGHQQDVLELVDQLRRAHGLTVVATMHDLSIAGEYADRLVLLADGQVAAVGNPREVLTTELLARHYRATVKVIDGERGPLVVPVRPASAPDGVLGRC is encoded by the coding sequence ATGAGCGCGCCGGCGGTGGCGGTACGCGACCTGCGGGTCCAGCTGGCCGGCGTACCGATCCTTACCGGGGTTGACCTGAGCGTCGCCGCCGGCGAGTGGGTGACCGTGATCGGCCCGAACGGCGCCGGCAAGTCGACGCTGCTGCGCGCCGTCGGCGGCCTGCTGCCCACCGAGGACGCGGTCTCCCTCTTCGGTACGCCGATCCAGCAGCTGCGTCGCCGGGACCGGGCCCGGGTGGTGGCGACGGTCGCCCAGTCCCCGGTGGTGCCGGCCGGGATGTCGGTCCTGGACTACGTGCTGCTTGGGCGCACCCCGTACATCGCGCCGCTGGGCCGGGAGTCCACCGCCGACCTGGCCGCCGCGCACGATGTCCTGGACCGGCTGGACCTCACCGGATTCCACGCCCGGGAACTGGCCACCCTCTCCGGTGGTGAGCGGCAGCGGGTCTTCCTGGCCCGGGCCTTCGCCCAGGGGGCCACCCTGCTGCTGCTCGACGAACCGACCAGTGCGCTGGACATTGGCCACCAACAGGACGTCCTCGAACTGGTCGACCAGCTCCGACGTGCGCACGGCCTGACCGTGGTGGCCACCATGCATGACCTCTCCATCGCCGGCGAGTATGCCGACCGGCTGGTGCTCCTCGCTGACGGTCAGGTGGCCGCCGTCGGTAACCCACGGGAGGTGCTCACGACGGAGCTGCTGGCCCGTCACTACCGCGCCACGGTGAAGGTGATCGATGGCGAGCGCGGCCCGCTGGTGGTACCCGTCCGTCCCGCCTCCGCGCCCGACGGTGTGCTGGGCCGGTGCTGA
- a CDS encoding C40 family peptidase → MGDSDHGRRPRRSPVISPVLRPKLWSALLGIIAAGALSAPVYADPPLPDTVPDSGARPVLSGPLSLPGGGPLTPSPSTPVDNLINGPLATQIYAAEARIGQLSDELLLLRQQRTEAETQLIAAEQELNLALTALAEAQSRADSAVADAIKAAAALPPAPFADDLQDLSELSGLARGEDVAGGETTAATRQLNRARADEQVAQQAMTAAQSRVRSVDTAYTSTEQALRSEEAKLASLREDKAAQLLELERQQEAAEQALGAQWVADETANGLVAHPIARAAVTYAMDQLGDPYLWAAEGPDRFDCSGLIWAAYRSADYRNLPRVSRDQYYATRHRTVPRTGLLPGDLLFFASGSSWTSIHHIGMYIGGGRMIHAPSSGDVVKISTVTWSRLYAATRVVGGVPAPPTPTPTPTASATPKPTSPPSASPSPSATSTPSPSTSPTSTPSPTTSPTNTPSPTTSPSPPPTSTPSPTTSPTNTPSPTTSPSAAPTSTPPPTTSSSTTPTGIPSPSTTGGSFLP, encoded by the coding sequence ATGGGCGACAGTGACCACGGACGGCGACCTCGACGAAGCCCGGTGATCTCGCCGGTGCTCCGCCCGAAACTCTGGTCCGCGTTGCTGGGCATCATCGCCGCCGGCGCGCTCAGCGCGCCGGTCTACGCCGATCCGCCGCTGCCCGACACCGTGCCCGACAGCGGCGCCCGCCCGGTCCTGTCCGGGCCGCTGAGCCTGCCCGGCGGTGGACCGCTCACCCCGTCTCCCTCAACACCGGTCGACAACCTCATCAACGGACCGCTCGCCACCCAGATCTACGCGGCCGAGGCCCGCATCGGCCAACTGAGCGACGAACTACTCCTGCTGAGGCAACAGCGGACCGAGGCGGAGACGCAGCTCATCGCCGCCGAGCAGGAGCTGAACCTGGCCCTGACAGCGCTGGCCGAGGCCCAGTCGCGGGCGGATTCCGCGGTCGCCGACGCGATCAAGGCGGCTGCGGCGTTGCCACCCGCGCCCTTCGCCGACGATCTCCAGGATCTGAGCGAGCTCTCCGGCCTCGCCCGGGGAGAGGACGTCGCCGGCGGGGAGACCACCGCGGCGACCCGGCAGCTCAACCGGGCCCGCGCCGACGAGCAGGTCGCGCAGCAGGCGATGACGGCGGCGCAGTCCCGGGTACGCTCCGTCGACACCGCCTACACCAGCACCGAGCAGGCGCTGCGCAGCGAGGAGGCGAAGCTCGCCTCCCTCAGGGAGGACAAGGCCGCCCAACTGCTGGAGCTGGAACGTCAGCAGGAGGCGGCGGAGCAGGCGCTCGGCGCGCAGTGGGTCGCCGACGAGACGGCGAACGGGCTCGTCGCGCACCCCATCGCCCGCGCGGCGGTCACCTATGCGATGGACCAGCTCGGCGATCCGTACCTCTGGGCGGCCGAGGGGCCGGACCGATTCGACTGCTCGGGCCTGATCTGGGCCGCCTACCGCTCGGCCGACTACCGCAACCTGCCCCGGGTCTCCCGCGACCAGTACTACGCGACCCGGCACCGCACCGTCCCCCGTACTGGCCTGCTCCCCGGTGACCTTCTCTTCTTCGCCTCCGGGTCGAGCTGGACCAGCATCCACCACATCGGCATGTACATCGGCGGCGGGCGGATGATCCACGCCCCGAGCAGCGGCGACGTGGTCAAGATCTCAACTGTGACCTGGTCGCGTCTCTACGCGGCGACGCGAGTGGTCGGTGGAGTCCCTGCACCGCCCACGCCCACGCCCACACCCACCGCCTCGGCCACCCCGAAGCCGACATCGCCCCCGTCGGCATCACCGTCCCCCTCGGCCACAAGCACCCCCTCGCCATCGACGTCTCCGACCAGCACCCCGTCTCCCACAACCAGCCCGACCAACACCCCATCCCCCACCACCTCACCCTCACCGCCTCCAACCAGCACCCCGTCTCCCACAACCAGCCCGACCAACACCCCATCCCCCACCACCTCACCCTCGGCAGCTCCGACCAGCACCCCGCCGCCCACCACCTCGTCCTCGACGACCCCGACCGGGATCCCGTCGCCCTCGACAACCGGCGGCTCATTCCTGCCGTAG
- the mqnE gene encoding aminofutalosine synthase MqnE, whose amino-acid sequence MDAGLKRELEAKVYAGERLTRADGIALYDSDDLTWLGRLAHHRRSERNGDRVMFNVNRHLNLTNVCSASCAYCSFQRKPGEKDAYTMRIDEAVRKAKEMEDEQLTELHIVNGLHPTLPWRYYPKVLRELKAALPNVRLKAFTATEVQWFEKISGLSADEILDELMDAGLESLTGGGAEIFDWDVRQHIVDHACHWEDWSRIHRLAHNKGMKTPSTMLYGHIEEPRHRVDHVLRLRELQDETNGFVVFIPLRYQHDFVDSADGKIRNQIQARTTMASPAESLKTYAVSRLLFDNVPHVKCFWVMHGLSVAQMSLNFGVDDLDGSVVEYKITHDADSYGTPNTMRRADLLDLIWDAGFRPVERNTRYDVVREYDAAPSLAERRAQPQQVWA is encoded by the coding sequence ATGGACGCCGGACTCAAGCGCGAGCTCGAAGCGAAGGTGTACGCCGGCGAGCGGCTGACCCGCGCGGACGGGATCGCCCTCTACGACAGCGACGACCTGACCTGGCTGGGGCGGCTCGCGCACCACCGGCGGTCCGAGCGCAACGGCGACCGGGTGATGTTCAACGTCAACCGGCACCTGAACCTCACCAACGTCTGCAGCGCCAGCTGTGCGTACTGCTCGTTCCAGCGCAAGCCGGGAGAGAAGGACGCGTACACGATGCGGATCGACGAGGCGGTCCGCAAGGCCAAGGAGATGGAGGACGAGCAGCTCACCGAGCTGCACATCGTCAACGGGCTGCACCCCACCCTGCCGTGGCGCTACTACCCGAAGGTGCTCCGTGAGCTGAAGGCGGCGCTGCCGAACGTACGGCTCAAGGCGTTCACCGCGACCGAGGTGCAGTGGTTCGAGAAGATCAGCGGCCTGAGCGCCGACGAGATCCTGGACGAGCTGATGGACGCCGGCCTGGAGTCGTTGACCGGCGGCGGTGCGGAGATCTTCGACTGGGATGTGCGGCAGCACATCGTTGACCACGCCTGCCACTGGGAGGACTGGTCCCGCATCCACCGGCTGGCGCACAACAAGGGCATGAAGACCCCGTCAACCATGCTGTACGGACACATCGAGGAGCCCCGGCACCGTGTTGACCACGTGCTGCGGCTGCGTGAGTTGCAGGACGAGACCAACGGCTTCGTGGTCTTCATCCCGCTGCGCTACCAGCATGACTTCGTCGACTCGGCGGACGGCAAGATCCGTAACCAGATCCAGGCGCGGACGACGATGGCCTCGCCGGCGGAGTCACTGAAGACGTACGCGGTGTCCCGGCTGCTGTTCGACAACGTCCCGCACGTGAAGTGCTTCTGGGTGATGCACGGGCTCTCGGTCGCCCAGATGTCGCTGAACTTCGGCGTGGACGACCTGGATGGCTCGGTGGTGGAATACAAGATCACCCATGACGCCGACTCGTACGGCACGCCGAACACCATGCGCCGGGCCGACCTGTTGGACCTGATCTGGGATGCCGGGTTCCGCCCGGTCGAGCGCAACACCCGGTACGACGTGGTGCGCGAGTACGACGCCGCGCCCTCGCTCGCCGAGCGTCGTGCCCAGCCGCAGCAGGTGTGGGCCTGA
- a CDS encoding ABC transporter substrate-binding protein, whose amino-acid sequence MSRRTPRLLTAALAVAALALGGCAETTDAPAPDDSAASAATFPVTVGSLTLEQQPEKIVSLSPTATEMLFAIGAGPQVTAVDDNSNHPAEAPRTDLSGFQPNAEAIAVHNPDLVLLANDQNKIVDQLTKLKIPVFLTPAAVTLDDTYRQLTEVGALTGHPTEAAGVVSQMQDDIAELVADLPQRAETLTYFHELSPALYTATSKTFIGSLYALAGLENIADPADADGESGGYPQLSEEVIVQSNPDFVFLADTKCCQQSVASVEARPGWATITAVQENQVIALDDDIASRWGPRVVDLLRTIIEATAKVPA is encoded by the coding sequence ATGTCCAGACGTACCCCCCGGCTTCTCACCGCGGCCCTCGCGGTGGCCGCGCTCGCACTCGGCGGCTGCGCCGAGACCACCGATGCCCCGGCACCCGACGACAGCGCGGCGAGCGCCGCGACTTTCCCGGTGACCGTCGGCTCACTGACGCTGGAACAGCAACCCGAAAAGATCGTCTCGCTGTCGCCGACCGCCACCGAGATGCTCTTCGCGATCGGGGCGGGGCCGCAGGTCACCGCGGTCGATGACAACTCCAACCACCCGGCGGAGGCGCCGCGGACCGACCTCTCCGGCTTCCAGCCGAACGCCGAGGCGATCGCCGTTCACAACCCCGACCTGGTGCTGCTCGCCAACGACCAGAACAAGATCGTCGACCAGCTCACCAAGCTGAAGATCCCGGTCTTCCTCACCCCGGCGGCGGTCACGCTGGACGACACCTATCGGCAGCTCACCGAGGTGGGCGCGCTGACCGGGCACCCCACCGAGGCCGCCGGCGTGGTCAGCCAGATGCAGGACGACATCGCGGAGTTGGTCGCCGACCTGCCACAGCGGGCGGAGACGCTCACCTACTTCCACGAGCTCAGCCCCGCGCTGTACACCGCCACCAGCAAGACCTTCATCGGCTCGCTCTACGCGCTCGCCGGGCTCGAGAACATCGCCGACCCGGCCGACGCGGACGGCGAGAGCGGCGGCTACCCGCAGCTCTCCGAGGAAGTCATTGTTCAGTCCAACCCGGACTTCGTCTTCCTCGCCGACACCAAGTGCTGCCAGCAGAGCGTCGCGTCGGTCGAGGCCCGGCCCGGCTGGGCAACGATCACCGCCGTACAGGAGAACCAGGTCATCGCGCTCGACGACGACATCGCCTCCCGGTGGGGCCCGCGCGTCGTCGACCTGCTCCGCACGATCATCGAGGCGACCGCCAAGGTCCCCGCGTGA
- a CDS encoding FecCD family ABC transporter permease, translating to MRQVVTQRPSLRAAVARPAGLRPGWLVAGLAAVLAALVAGVSLGPVSLPPGSVAVELLNLLPRVSLDSGLTEREVAIITELRLPRAVLGLLVGGLLALAGGAYQGVFRNPLADPYLLGVAAGAGFAVTVVITAGGVGGAITGLPVTIPLAAFAGAIGAVTLTYLLGAAGGRSRSPATLILAGVAVSAFLSAGQTYLLQRNSDSIQQVYAWLLGRLATAGWHDVRLVLPYFLLTAVVVLLHRRELDVLSVGDDEATSLGLHPQRSRYLLIAAASLGTAAAVSASGLIGFVGIIVPHAVRLLAGSSYRVILPLSMLFGGAFLTLTDVIARTAAAPEEIPIGVVTALLGGPFFVLVLRSARRVLG from the coding sequence ATGCGGCAGGTGGTAACCCAGCGTCCCTCCCTCCGGGCGGCCGTGGCTCGGCCAGCCGGGCTGCGGCCCGGCTGGCTCGTCGCCGGGCTGGCCGCGGTCCTGGCCGCCCTGGTGGCGGGCGTCTCCCTCGGCCCAGTCAGCCTGCCGCCGGGCAGCGTCGCGGTCGAGCTGCTGAACCTCCTCCCCCGGGTCAGCCTCGACAGCGGGCTCACCGAGCGGGAGGTCGCCATCATCACCGAGCTGCGGCTGCCTCGGGCCGTGCTCGGCCTGCTCGTCGGCGGGTTGCTCGCCCTGGCCGGCGGCGCCTACCAGGGTGTGTTCCGCAACCCGCTCGCCGACCCGTACCTGCTCGGGGTCGCGGCGGGCGCCGGGTTCGCGGTCACCGTGGTGATCACCGCTGGCGGGGTCGGCGGGGCGATCACCGGGCTGCCGGTCACCATCCCGCTGGCTGCGTTCGCCGGCGCGATCGGTGCGGTCACCCTGACCTATCTGCTCGGTGCCGCTGGTGGCCGAAGCCGATCACCGGCGACCCTGATCCTGGCCGGGGTGGCGGTCTCCGCGTTCCTCTCCGCCGGGCAGACGTACCTGCTGCAACGCAACTCAGACAGCATCCAACAGGTCTATGCCTGGCTGCTCGGCCGGCTCGCCACCGCTGGCTGGCACGACGTACGGCTCGTCCTGCCGTACTTCCTGCTGACCGCCGTGGTGGTCCTACTGCACCGGCGGGAGCTGGACGTCCTCTCGGTCGGCGACGACGAGGCGACCAGCCTGGGCCTGCACCCGCAACGGTCCCGCTACCTGCTAATCGCCGCCGCCTCGCTCGGCACCGCCGCGGCGGTCTCCGCGTCCGGGCTGATCGGCTTCGTCGGGATTATCGTGCCGCACGCCGTACGACTGCTCGCCGGCTCCAGCTACCGGGTGATCCTGCCGCTGTCGATGCTCTTCGGCGGGGCGTTCCTGACGCTGACCGACGTGATCGCCCGTACCGCCGCCGCTCCCGAGGAGATTCCGATCGGGGTGGTGACCGCCCTGCTCGGCGGCCCGTTCTTCGTCCTGGTCCTGCGGAGCGCCCGGCGGGTGTTGGGATGA
- a CDS encoding DUF4229 domain-containing protein, translated as MSAAVKYTLGRIGLFVVVLAAIWLVELNPFIKLMVALIFSAALSFFLLRPWREEMAEEMAAAAERRRAEKDRLRSALAGEDDAGTDSEERGGDAPKS; from the coding sequence ATGAGCGCGGCGGTCAAGTACACCCTGGGTCGGATCGGGCTGTTTGTCGTTGTGCTGGCGGCCATCTGGCTCGTGGAGTTGAATCCCTTCATCAAGCTGATGGTGGCGCTGATCTTCTCGGCGGCGCTCTCCTTCTTCCTGCTGCGTCCATGGCGGGAGGAGATGGCCGAGGAGATGGCCGCCGCCGCCGAGCGGCGGCGCGCGGAGAAGGATCGGCTGCGCTCGGCTCTGGCCGGCGAAGACGACGCCGGGACGGACTCGGAGGAGCGGGGCGGGGACGCGCCAAAGTCCTGA
- a CDS encoding M14 family zinc carboxypeptidase translates to MAFRTPTLRRRLALVVAAGFGLLSFAAPPVSAKATPEPTGESAAVQYRVLGPRTLTDRSAVASTGAAIDYSEHGVLHVSATAAEAAAITRLGFELEEVPETSTDHDHDHGDVGVFDFPPADSDYHNYAELTAVVNQVVAEHPSIARKISIGTSYEGRDLMAVKISDNVGTDEDEPEVLFNSQQHAREHLTVEMAIYLLNLFTDNYGSDSRITDVVNSRELWIVPTLNPDGSEYDIATGSYRSWRKNRQPNSGSSWVGTDLNRNWDYLWGCCGGSSGSTSSNTYRGPSPFSAPETDAMRDFVDSRVVDGVQQIKANIDFHTYSELVLWPFGYTYSNTAPGMSADQYNTFATIGTEMAATNGYAPQQSSDLYITDGSSIDWMWGAHGIWAYTFELYPGSASGGGFYPPDEVIPAETARNREAVLLLAEYADCPYRAIGKEDQYCGDGGGGDTVWADTFETATGWTTNPNGTDTATTGQWERGAAQATSYSGAKQLTPYAGSNDLVTGRLAGSSVGTHDIDGGVTSARSPAVSLPSSGTLTLSLAWYLAHYSNASSADYFRVSVVHSGGTTTLLNQAGAATNRNASWTVASLDLTPYAGQSIQIQVEAADAAGGSLVEAAVDNVTITAS, encoded by the coding sequence ATGGCCTTCCGCACCCCCACCCTTCGCCGCCGCCTCGCGCTCGTCGTCGCCGCGGGGTTCGGCCTGCTCAGCTTCGCCGCGCCACCGGTCTCCGCGAAAGCCACGCCGGAACCCACCGGTGAGTCTGCGGCCGTCCAGTACCGGGTGCTCGGCCCGCGTACTCTGACCGACCGCAGCGCGGTCGCCAGCACCGGCGCCGCGATCGACTACTCCGAGCACGGTGTCCTGCACGTCTCCGCCACCGCCGCCGAGGCCGCCGCGATCACCCGGCTGGGCTTCGAGCTGGAGGAGGTTCCGGAAACGTCTACCGACCACGACCACGACCACGGGGACGTCGGCGTCTTCGACTTTCCGCCCGCCGACTCCGACTACCACAACTACGCCGAGCTGACGGCGGTGGTGAACCAGGTGGTGGCGGAGCACCCCAGCATCGCGCGGAAGATCAGCATCGGCACCTCGTACGAGGGCCGGGATCTGATGGCGGTGAAGATCTCCGACAACGTCGGGACCGACGAGGACGAACCGGAAGTCCTCTTCAACTCCCAGCAGCACGCCCGGGAGCACCTGACTGTGGAGATGGCGATCTACCTGCTCAACCTCTTCACCGACAACTACGGCAGCGACTCCCGGATCACCGATGTCGTCAACAGCCGGGAACTGTGGATCGTGCCGACCTTGAACCCGGACGGCAGCGAGTACGACATCGCCACCGGCTCGTACCGGTCGTGGCGCAAGAACCGGCAGCCGAACAGCGGCTCGTCATGGGTCGGCACCGACCTGAACCGGAACTGGGACTACCTCTGGGGCTGCTGCGGCGGCTCCTCCGGCTCCACCTCGTCGAACACCTACCGGGGCCCGTCGCCCTTCTCCGCCCCGGAGACCGATGCGATGCGCGACTTCGTTGACAGCCGGGTCGTGGACGGAGTCCAGCAGATCAAGGCCAACATCGACTTCCACACCTACTCCGAGCTGGTGCTCTGGCCGTTCGGCTACACGTACAGCAACACCGCACCGGGGATGTCGGCCGACCAGTACAACACCTTTGCCACCATCGGAACGGAGATGGCGGCCACCAACGGCTACGCCCCGCAGCAGTCCAGCGACCTCTACATCACCGACGGCAGCAGCATCGACTGGATGTGGGGGGCGCACGGGATCTGGGCGTACACCTTCGAGCTGTACCCCGGCTCCGCCTCAGGTGGCGGCTTCTACCCACCCGATGAGGTCATTCCGGCGGAGACCGCCCGCAACCGCGAAGCGGTGCTGCTCCTCGCCGAGTACGCCGACTGCCCGTACCGGGCGATCGGCAAGGAGGACCAGTACTGCGGTGATGGCGGCGGCGGGGACACGGTCTGGGCGGACACCTTTGAGACCGCGACCGGCTGGACGACCAACCCCAACGGCACCGACACCGCCACCACCGGCCAGTGGGAGCGGGGCGCCGCCCAGGCGACCAGCTACTCCGGTGCCAAGCAGCTCACCCCGTACGCGGGCAGCAACGACCTGGTCACCGGCCGGCTCGCCGGCTCCTCGGTGGGAACACACGACATCGACGGCGGCGTGACCAGCGCCCGTTCCCCGGCGGTGTCCCTGCCCTCGAGCGGCACGCTGACGCTCTCGCTGGCCTGGTACCTGGCGCACTACTCGAACGCGTCCTCCGCCGACTACTTCCGGGTCAGCGTCGTGCACAGTGGCGGCACCACCACCCTGCTCAACCAGGCCGGGGCGGCGACCAACCGCAACGCCTCCTGGACGGTGGCCAGCCTCGATCTGACGCCGTATGCCGGCCAGTCGATCCAGATCCAGGTGGAGGCGGCGGACGCCGCCGGCGGGAGCCTCGTCGAGGCAGCAGTCGACAACGTCACCATCACCGCTTCCTGA
- a CDS encoding DEAD/DEAH box helicase produces the protein MPPSAPELVDFAALGLPQPLVRELARQGITTPFEIQRATMPDALAGRDVLGRGQTGSGKTLAFGLPLLARLANGERARPRHPRALVLVPTRELAMQVSDALFPLGRTIGVFLRTAVGGVPYDRQISSLRRGVEVLVATPGRLADLIERGVCRLDDIEVTVLDEADQMADMGFLPEVTELLAKTPADAQRLLFSATLDKDVDALVRRFMTDPVTHSTAPPTAAVETMDHHLLLIPPHDKFSVVASIAAREGRTMVFARTQLGVDRLVGQLAAVGVRAGGLHGGKTQRMRTRTLAEFREGRTNVLVATDVAARGIHVDGVSLVLHVDPPKDPKDYLHRAGRTARAGETGAVATLALPKQRRGTLAMLEKAGVAPAQTRVRAGDPALAELTGAREPSGVPVPDEPEPRRRTGRPDGDRRFADRHRRGEPGRTGDRRHSGRPTEGRSERRSGDRRFGGRPAAGTH, from the coding sequence ATGCCCCCGTCCGCCCCCGAACTCGTCGACTTCGCCGCGCTCGGCCTGCCCCAACCCCTGGTCCGGGAATTGGCCCGGCAGGGAATCACCACCCCGTTCGAAATCCAGCGCGCCACCATGCCCGATGCGCTCGCCGGCCGGGATGTCCTTGGCCGCGGCCAGACCGGCTCCGGAAAGACGCTGGCGTTCGGGCTCCCCCTGCTCGCCCGGCTGGCCAACGGGGAACGGGCCCGCCCCCGCCACCCCCGCGCGCTCGTGCTGGTGCCGACCCGAGAGCTGGCAATGCAGGTCAGCGACGCCCTGTTCCCGCTCGGCCGGACGATCGGCGTGTTCCTGCGGACCGCGGTCGGCGGAGTGCCCTACGACCGGCAGATCAGCTCGCTACGACGCGGCGTCGAGGTGCTGGTGGCCACACCTGGCCGGCTCGCTGACCTCATCGAGCGGGGCGTGTGCCGCCTCGACGACATCGAGGTCACCGTGCTGGACGAGGCCGACCAGATGGCTGACATGGGGTTCCTGCCCGAGGTCACCGAACTTCTGGCGAAGACCCCCGCCGACGCGCAACGGCTCCTCTTCTCGGCCACTCTGGACAAAGACGTGGACGCGCTGGTGCGACGCTTCATGACCGACCCGGTCACCCACTCGACCGCGCCACCGACGGCGGCGGTGGAAACGATGGATCATCACCTGCTGCTGATCCCGCCGCACGACAAGTTCTCGGTCGTCGCGTCGATCGCGGCACGGGAGGGCCGGACGATGGTCTTCGCCCGGACCCAGCTCGGCGTGGATCGGCTGGTGGGGCAGCTCGCGGCGGTCGGGGTACGCGCCGGCGGCCTGCACGGCGGCAAGACCCAGCGGATGCGCACCCGCACTCTGGCCGAGTTCCGGGAAGGCCGAACGAATGTCCTGGTCGCCACCGACGTGGCTGCCCGCGGTATCCACGTCGACGGCGTCTCGCTGGTCCTGCACGTTGACCCGCCGAAAGACCCGAAGGACTATCTCCACCGAGCGGGGCGTACCGCACGGGCCGGCGAGACCGGTGCGGTGGCGACCCTGGCACTGCCGAAGCAACGCCGCGGCACCCTCGCCATGTTGGAGAAGGCGGGGGTGGCCCCGGCACAAACCCGGGTACGAGCCGGCGATCCAGCGCTGGCCGAGCTGACCGGAGCGCGGGAACCGAGCGGCGTACCCGTTCCGGACGAGCCCGAACCACGCCGACGCACCGGCCGGCCAGACGGGGACCGCCGATTCGCAGACCGGCACCGCCGCGGCGAACCGGGGCGTACCGGTGATCGCCGCCACTCGGGCCGGCCGACGGAGGGCCGGTCGGAGCGGCGGTCGGGAGATCGACGGTTCGGTGGACGGCCGGCCGCGGGCACCCACTGA